Within the Gloeobacter kilaueensis JS1 genome, the region CCCCTGCGCGATCTGGCCGATCTGGCCGCAGTCGTGCCCTCCACCGACACCCAGCACATCCAGGAAGTGCAGATTGTCCTCATTCATCTGCTGTGCGAACTCGTCGAACAGCGGATGCAACCGGCTGCCATCCCCGTCGCCGATACACCGGCGCTGCACCTGTGGGATCATCCGCGCCGCCGGATCGCCGTTCCCTTTGAATAGGAGCACTCTATGCAAGCACTGACTCGCACTGCAATCGCCACCCAATCTCTAAGCGGCAAAATTGCCCTTGTCACCGGCGGTGCCCGTGGCCTCGGCGAGGCGATCTGCCGCGATCTGGCGGAGGCGGGAGCGACCGTGATCGTCGCCGACATCGCCGCCGAGGCGGCCCGGCAGGTGGCCGGTTCCCTCGCGGACTATAACGCCCAGGCTCTCGCCCTCGATATCACCGACGAAGCCCAAGTCGAGGCGGCGATTGCCGGACTGCTGGCCGATCGCGGTCGCATCGATATCTTGATCAACAACGCCGGGACGGACTACACCCTGGCGGTGGACGAACTCACCAGCGCGCAGTGGGACCGGGTGCTGGACGTGAACCTGCGCGGTCCTTTTTTGCTCTCCCACCACGTCCTGCCGGCGATGAAAGCCCAGGGCAATGGCCAGATCGTCAACATCGTCTCCACCGCCGCCAAGCGCGCCTGGGCCAACGCTTCGGCCTACCACGCGAGCAAGTGGGGCCTGCTGGGCTTCAGCCACGCCCTGCACGTCGAGGGCCGCAGCCACGGTATCAAAGTCACCGCCGTCGTGAGCGGCGGGATGCGCACGCCGTTTCTACTCGACCGCTTCCCGGACATCGACACTGCGACGCTGCAAGATCCGGCGAACGTTGCTCAGACGGTCCGCTTCGTGCTCACCCTGCCCGCTGAGACGGTGATTCCCGAAATTACCGTGCTCCCGATGCGCGAAACGTCCTGGCCGTGAGTACCGTCGGGGCGGTCTTTCTCGACAAGGACGGCACGCTCATCGAGGACGTGCCCTACAACGTCGCCCCGGAGCGCATCCGGCTGATGCCCGGTGCCTGCGAGGGGCTGCGGCTGTTGGCTGGGGCAGGCTGGCCTCTAATCGTCGTCACCAACCAGTCAGGGGTAGCCCACGGCTACTTTCGCGAGGCAGCTCTGGCCGGTGTCGAAGCCAGGTTGCGCACGCTCGTGGCCCAGTGCGGTGCGCCCCTCGCCGGTTTTTATTACTGCCCCCACCATCCCGCCGGGAGTGTGCTGCCCTACGCCCGCCACTGCCGCTGCCGCAAACCCCGACCGGGATTGCTCTTGCGGGCCGCCCGCGAGTTACCGGTCGATCTGGGCCGCTCGTGGTTGGTGGGGGATATCCTGCACGACGTCGAGGCGGGTTCGCGAGCCGGTTGCCGAACCGTTCTGCTCGTCAACGGCC harbors:
- a CDS encoding SDR family oxidoreductase; the protein is MQALTRTAIATQSLSGKIALVTGGARGLGEAICRDLAEAGATVIVADIAAEAARQVAGSLADYNAQALALDITDEAQVEAAIAGLLADRGRIDILINNAGTDYTLAVDELTSAQWDRVLDVNLRGPFLLSHHVLPAMKAQGNGQIVNIVSTAAKRAWANASAYHASKWGLLGFSHALHVEGRSHGIKVTAVVSGGMRTPFLLDRFPDIDTATLQDPANVAQTVRFVLTLPAETVIPEITVLPMRETSWP
- a CDS encoding D-glycero-alpha-D-manno-heptose-1,7-bisphosphate 7-phosphatase; this translates as MSTVGAVFLDKDGTLIEDVPYNVAPERIRLMPGACEGLRLLAGAGWPLIVVTNQSGVAHGYFREAALAGVEARLRTLVAQCGAPLAGFYYCPHHPAGSVLPYARHCRCRKPRPGLLLRAARELPVDLGRSWLVGDILHDVEAGSRAGCRTVLLVNGHETEWVLGPRRLPDYLAADLNDAARFIVRNSPPGGQ